The Sulfurimonas aquatica genomic sequence TAAAACAAATCAGATGCTACTAAGTATGATTTTAGATCAATACAATGTAAGTTATGACATAGCCAATAATGGCCAAGAAGCGATAGAACAATTTCAAAAAAACAGTTATCAGATGATTTTTATGGATGAAAATATGCCAGTTATGAGTGGGATTGAAGCAACAAAGGAGATACGAGAATTAGAGAAAATTTCGAAAACTAAGATTCCTGTCATTGCACTAACAGCTAATGCATTAGTCTCAGATAAACAACGCTTTCTCAATGCTGGACTCACAGATTACATCAGCAAACCATATGAAGAGAAGCATATAGCAGAAGCTTTAAATAAATATGCTCAAAGCTAATCTATTGCTATAGATTTTTTATCTTTTTACTTAAGATTTATTAAATGAAAAACACTATTTTATAATATTTCCATTTAGGTAAATATTCGATACAATCTCTGTCTCATTTTTAAAGGCCTCTCCTGCAAAACACATTTGTAAAGATGTATTGAAAAAAGTTTTTAAATCTTCTTTTGAAGCCTTGCTATTAACCACAATTTTCGTAATAACTTTGTCGACAAAACCAGTTGTTTTGAGTGAAGCTATCTCTTCTTGTCTATAATTAATCTGTTGTTCTACGCGATAATCATCAATATCAAATTTTTCAAACCTACGGTTTATAAATCTGAAAAACTCCTGATTTATATCAAGTTGTGACATCAAACAAAGAGCCGTTCCTGCAGTTACATAATCTAGCGATGTAGGTGCTTTATCTAAACCTTCATATCCATAACTGTCATCGGCATAAAGAGTCCATGCGGCATAATTATCCTGAATAGCTCTGACTTTTATTTTCTGAAGATAAGGTCTTTGTGTATCTCTAGCCGATTGAGCTATCGCAACTACAGCAAACTCAATTTTATTACTAAACAGTATCCTAGGAGTAATACCCACATCCTCACCAACTTCAAAAGTTGTTGGTTTTGGCACAGAGGTTTTAGATGTTATCGTCATATTGTTATCTACTGAAATAGGATTGGGCACACTACCACCACTTGAAGCTATTCCATCCCAGTGCTCTGCGTTTACTACCAACTCAGTTTCTATATCAGTCTTATTAGCCAAACCTTCTCCTACACTCCAAGCTTTTAAAGCAACTTGCTTTAGTTGAGATATTTTCCCAGGAGATTCTTTACTTTGAATTAAAATATTAGCTATTACTTTGTCAGTATATCCAGCCCATGTATTTGACATAAGATCATTAAATCTAAAGAGCACTTTGGCTTCTATTTTTATATTCTCAAGCTCTAAGTTCATTATTTTTGCACTATGTTGTACCTGCGTTAGCAGACTTGAGTCGATACCCGTTGTTAGATAACTCAAAGGATTGGGTGATGACTGTTCATAATACATGCCACCTTCATCACAGAGTAGTTGCCATGTACTAAATCCATCATCTCCTACTGGCTTTACAAGCGCCTTTTTTAACATGAAAGAGTCTTTATTGAAGACTCTTTGTGTGACAACCACGACATTCTCGCTGAATGATCCTTCTGCATAGCGTGCTTTTTAAGGTAAAAACGAACTTGGATTTGGATTTTTGTCAATTCTGCTTTGTACCTTATACTCAATCAAAGGCAATTTCTGCTCATTTGTATTTGTACTACATCCTGTCGCCATAAAGCTTATTAGTGCAATCACAGCACCCTTATTAGCATTTATTTTTTTTCATACTTAACTCCTTGTTCATTTTCAACTCTCCATAGTACTTAATATTTTTTCTATCTGCTGTACTTTCTCTTTATCTATGGGTTTAGCCATTCCCACAGCATACAAAGTAATCATTAGAAATGTCATAACCATAGCAAAAAGCATCATTTTTCTTTTACTAAGATACTTTCTTATTGCACTAAAGTTATAGTAAAGATGATATGCTCCTGAAAGTGTGAGTAAAACACCAAATATTTTATGCACAGGATGCATCTGCAGTTGAAACTCAAAGCTACCTAAGACTATCATCAATATACCCGAGCTACTTAATGCTACTAGAGAAACGAGTAGTGTTAATGAAACAAATTGTCTAAACATTTTAAAGTCCTTCTTTTTTTATCTTATCTTATAAAAAGATAACTAGTCTAAAAACTAGGTAGAAAAGATAGTATTTATGGTAAATAATGGAAATCTATTGATATTTGATTGAATATTTAAACTCTAAAGGAGTCATCTGTTCAGGGCATTAAAAAGCCCTCTATCATAAAATGTCACAAAAATATCCCCTAAAATTTTGAAATTTAAAGTGATTAATTAATTTATATTTTTGCGTATTTTACAGAAGTTAATTCTATTTTATCTCATCCGCAGGATCAACATAGTTAATAGTTGGCAAAAAGTATGCTGTTACTAAAAGTACAGTGCTTAATACAAGTACTATTATAAGGTCGTAGCCTCCAAATAGGTCACTTAGTCTTATCTTTCCTAAATCTGGGCCTATTAGCTTCTCTATAAATGGGTAAGCTATAGTAAAAACTGCCCCGCCTACCATACCACCAAGAACACCTACTAAAGCATCTACTCTGCCTTCTGATACAGAGACAAAAAATGCAGATGGACATTTTCCAAGTATAACTAATCCTATGCCAAACAAAACACCACCGACAATTAGACCACCTAAAATAGTAGGCTTAACACTGTAACTTGCATAACCAGCATCAACTAAGAAGTAAAACCCAAGACTAGATAGTGCAACCGTTGTCATTGCCATTCTAGGTACTAGTGTGTCTTCAAAAATCATAAAACCAGCCATCTTTTCAAACTTATCTAAACGCGAATAGAGAATAATAGCTCCAAAACAAAAGCCTATGAAAAGCACAAGCCATACTGAACCATTGTTAGCATTTGAAACTGTTGTAAACATTTTTATAATACTTTCCATTATACTTTGCACCCTTTTTTCTTGTAGAAGAACCTACCAGTTATTACCCCTGTTCCTAATGCAACTACGGCAAATATAATGCCACTTACCGCAACCTGAGAACCACCGGACAAGATATGTCCTGCATTACAGCCACCAGCCAAACGTGCACCAAAAACAAGTAAAAAACCTGCTATAAAACTCCAAATCATACGAGATTTTATAGATTTGTTTTTTCTCTCTTTCCAGAGTGTAGGTATGTAGCTTATGTGAAATGATTTTGTTACAAAAAGAGACATAAAAAGCCCACCAAAGAAAACACCAATAAGCATCACACCTTCCCAAGCACCACTATTCTCGACCATTGCAGCATATTTATACTCCTCTGGTGAAAGCCCAAAGAGCATATTTGATAAGTAGCTCATTCCTGTAGATGCACCTATGGGACGGTCTGCTCCCCAAACTGAAAACGAAAGGTAAAAGAGTAAACTCATTCCTATTCCACCAACCCACCACGGTATACTTTTTGGCATAAAAACTCCTTTGCTAAAAACGTTAAGTACGACTTGTCGTTTTGAAAGTATAGAGGCTAAAGCTTATGTAGAGATTAACAAAAAAATGAATAGACTCGAATTTTATTCCTATAGCCCTTTAAATATGAACTTTTGAAAATTCGCCTAAGACAAATACTGTGTCAATATTTTTACGATATCATCTTCACTGTAAGGTTTAGAGATATAGCCATTCATACCTGCGTTTAAAAACTTCTCTTTATCTCCCATCAATGCATTTGCCGTTACAGCTATTATAGGGGTGCTTACATAATGCTCGAGTTTTCTAATAAGTTTCGTTGCTCCAATGCCATTTAAAACTGGCATATTTTCATCCATTAAAACCATATCGTATTTTTGACTCTTGCACTTAAGTACAGCTTCTTCTCCATCATTAGCAATATCATAAGAAATATCAAAATCGTCAAGTATCATTCCCATTAGCAGTTGATTTGTTTTATTATCTTCAACAACTAAAACATGCCCTTTAAAAGAGATATCTTCACCTATATCTTTT encodes the following:
- a CDS encoding DUF4405 domain-containing protein, which codes for MFRQFVSLTLLVSLVALSSSGILMIVLGSFEFQLQMHPVHKIFGVLLTLSGAYHLYYNFSAIRKYLSKRKMMLFAMVMTFLMITLYAVGMAKPIDKEKVQQIEKILSTMES
- a CDS encoding YeeE/YedE thiosulfate transporter family protein; this encodes MESIIKMFTTVSNANNGSVWLVLFIGFCFGAIILYSRLDKFEKMAGFMIFEDTLVPRMAMTTVALSSLGFYFLVDAGYASYSVKPTILGGLIVGGVLFGIGLVILGKCPSAFFVSVSEGRVDALVGVLGGMVGGAVFTIAYPFIEKLIGPDLGKIRLSDLFGGYDLIIVLVLSTVLLVTAYFLPTINYVDPADEIK
- a CDS encoding YeeE/YedE thiosulfate transporter family protein, yielding MPKSIPWWVGGIGMSLLFYLSFSVWGADRPIGASTGMSYLSNMLFGLSPEEYKYAAMVENSGAWEGVMLIGVFFGGLFMSLFVTKSFHISYIPTLWKERKNKSIKSRMIWSFIAGFLLVFGARLAGGCNAGHILSGGSQVAVSGIIFAVVALGTGVITGRFFYKKKGCKV